A window of the Listeria swaminathanii genome harbors these coding sequences:
- a CDS encoding SMI1/KNR4 family protein, with protein sequence MTIWVENGNKAATEQAIHEKETALGLILPADYKQLLLKQNGGLIRKNHFPTTEPTSYGLDFAEIYYLASLDELLTDIPEQKEVDLAGKQVYFHRDESRYIGFSYPDDASQPSIIYVDFETLQTLIVAENMATFLEALYFSPFPIDFAEQFPVKKLEQILASSNVQKTKQLLELLEDYSDKKWYLETLISLFEKQEIPYNLVAYSLFENQLLYFQRKLAPNLVERIFELLKVSDGINQEAAAALYKEWN encoded by the coding sequence ATGACAATTTGGGTGGAAAATGGGAATAAAGCTGCGACTGAACAAGCTATACATGAAAAAGAAACTGCGCTTGGCTTGATTTTGCCAGCTGACTATAAACAATTACTATTGAAGCAAAATGGCGGATTGATTCGCAAAAATCATTTCCCGACTACGGAGCCAACTTCTTATGGGCTTGATTTTGCTGAAATATATTATTTGGCGAGCTTGGATGAATTATTAACGGATATTCCGGAACAAAAAGAGGTGGATCTTGCGGGAAAACAAGTTTACTTTCACCGGGATGAATCGCGCTATATTGGCTTTTCTTATCCAGATGACGCGTCTCAGCCCAGTATTATTTATGTTGATTTTGAAACGTTGCAAACACTCATTGTTGCGGAAAATATGGCAACATTTTTAGAGGCATTATATTTTAGCCCTTTTCCAATTGATTTTGCGGAACAATTTCCGGTAAAAAAATTAGAACAAATTTTGGCTTCGAGTAATGTTCAAAAAACAAAGCAATTACTGGAGTTATTAGAGGATTATTCGGATAAAAAGTGGTATTTAGAAACGCTAATAAGTTTATTTGAGAAACAGGAAATTCCTTATAATTTAGTTGCGTATAGCTTATTTGAAAATCAATTGCTTTATTTCCAGAGAAAGCTTGCGCCTAATCTTGTGGAACGGATTTTCGAATTACTTAAAGTGAGTGACGGCATAAATCAAGAGGCTGCTGCTGCGTTATATAAAGAATGGAACTAA
- the trmL gene encoding tRNA (uridine(34)/cytosine(34)/5-carboxymethylaminomethyluridine(34)-2'-O)-methyltransferase TrmL — translation MPNHIVLYQPEIPANTGNISRTCAGTDTYLHLIRPLGFSTDDKMLKRAGLDYWDNVKLAYYDSLDEFFEKNEGGEFFYITKFGRHVYSDIDYSDPNKNYFFVFGKETTGLPDELLQKNEENCLRIPMTDHIRSLNLSNTAAILAYEALRQQSFGALLQEPNYDRKIFQD, via the coding sequence ATGCCAAATCATATCGTACTATATCAACCAGAAATCCCTGCAAATACCGGGAATATCTCCAGAACTTGTGCTGGAACAGATACTTATTTACATTTAATTCGTCCACTTGGTTTTTCAACTGACGATAAAATGCTTAAACGCGCCGGACTCGATTACTGGGATAACGTCAAACTTGCTTATTACGATTCCTTAGATGAATTTTTCGAGAAAAACGAAGGCGGAGAATTTTTCTACATTACCAAATTTGGTCGCCACGTATATAGTGACATCGATTATAGCGATCCCAATAAAAACTATTTCTTCGTATTTGGAAAAGAAACTACCGGCTTACCAGACGAACTTTTACAAAAAAATGAAGAAAACTGTTTACGAATTCCGATGACAGACCATATTCGCTCGTTGAATTTATCGAATACAGCAGCAATTTTAGCTTATGAAGCATTACGTCAGCAAAGTTTTGGCGCGCTTTTACAAGAACCAAATTATGATCGGAAAATATTTCAAGACTAA
- the queG gene encoding tRNA epoxyqueuosine(34) reductase QueG, with protein sequence MKVKLEPNYASLKEEIIAYAHEIGIQKIGFTTADPFLFLKERLLEAEALDLFTGFEHPVIDERVYPELIFKEPKSIIAIALAYPSKLKEAPVSKKEARRGVFARASWGIDYHTVLREKLALLEQFLSERLPDVRMKSMVDTGELSDVAVAERAGIGWRGKNTLLITPEYGSWVYLGEMITNIPFEPDTPASDLCGSCNQCVKACPTGSLLGEGKMNPKICLSYLTQTKDFLDEKYREVLHNRLYGCDTCQVVCPYNRGHDFHFHEEMEPDAELVRPELKPLLHISNREFKEKFGDMAGSWRGKKPIQRNAIIILARYKDKTAVPDLIDCLQNDPRPVIRGTAGWALRKIGGADAEAAVQKALQTEQDEQVLQELTAIPN encoded by the coding sequence ATGAAAGTGAAACTGGAACCGAATTACGCATCGTTAAAAGAAGAGATAATCGCATACGCCCACGAAATCGGTATTCAAAAAATTGGTTTCACCACAGCGGACCCTTTTTTATTTTTAAAGGAACGATTACTAGAAGCGGAAGCCTTAGATCTCTTTACAGGTTTCGAGCATCCGGTAATTGATGAGCGTGTTTACCCAGAGCTAATTTTCAAAGAACCCAAGTCGATTATCGCGATTGCTCTTGCTTATCCGTCTAAATTAAAAGAAGCGCCCGTCAGCAAAAAAGAAGCAAGACGTGGCGTTTTCGCACGAGCTTCTTGGGGCATCGATTATCATACGGTTTTACGAGAAAAATTAGCGCTACTAGAACAATTTTTAAGTGAACGGTTACCTGATGTGCGGATGAAATCGATGGTAGATACCGGTGAATTATCAGATGTTGCTGTGGCTGAGCGAGCTGGCATTGGCTGGCGCGGAAAAAACACTTTGCTAATAACGCCAGAATACGGCTCTTGGGTCTATTTAGGCGAAATGATAACCAATATACCTTTTGAGCCAGATACGCCAGCAAGCGACCTGTGTGGCAGCTGTAACCAATGCGTTAAAGCTTGTCCAACAGGTTCCTTACTAGGTGAGGGCAAAATGAATCCGAAAATTTGTTTAAGCTATCTTACCCAAACAAAAGACTTTCTAGATGAAAAATATCGCGAAGTGTTGCATAATCGTTTGTATGGTTGTGATACTTGTCAGGTTGTCTGTCCTTATAACCGCGGGCATGATTTCCATTTTCATGAGGAGATGGAGCCAGACGCAGAACTTGTTCGTCCAGAATTAAAGCCACTTCTACATATTTCCAACCGAGAATTCAAAGAGAAGTTTGGCGATATGGCAGGGTCGTGGCGCGGTAAGAAACCAATCCAGCGCAATGCTATTATTATTTTAGCGCGCTACAAAGATAAAACAGCAGTGCCAGATCTAATCGACTGCTTGCAAAATGATCCAAGACCAGTTATTCGCGGAACAGCCGGCTGGGCGCTACGCAAAATCGGCGGGGCTGACGCAGAAGCCGCTGTCCAAAAAGCGCTTCAAACCGAACAAGATGAACAAGTACTACAAGAATTAACTGCTATACCAAATTAA
- a CDS encoding low molecular weight protein-tyrosine-phosphatase translates to MVKVVFVCLGNICRSPMAEGLFRKEVTEAGLTNEIKIDSAATGTWNLGKPPHRGTQAVLKKHGVDYQGMRARKISDADFNEADFIIGMDQQNLADLNELNSNPNVVIRSLMSFVPGQEDKDIPDPYYTGDFDETERMVTEGVKALLAYITQK, encoded by the coding sequence TTGGTTAAAGTTGTTTTTGTGTGTTTAGGGAATATTTGTCGTTCACCAATGGCGGAGGGGCTTTTTCGTAAAGAAGTCACGGAAGCTGGCTTAACGAATGAAATCAAAATTGACTCTGCTGCAACAGGTACGTGGAACTTAGGAAAACCGCCTCATCGCGGGACACAAGCCGTTTTGAAAAAGCATGGTGTTGATTATCAGGGAATGCGCGCTCGGAAAATTTCTGATGCAGATTTTAATGAGGCTGACTTTATTATTGGGATGGATCAGCAAAATTTAGCGGATTTAAATGAGCTTAATAGTAATCCTAATGTAGTCATTCGTTCACTGATGTCTTTTGTGCCTGGTCAAGAGGATAAAGATATTCCGGACCCTTATTATACAGGTGATTTTGATGAAACGGAGCGGATGGTCACGGAAGGTGTGAAGGCACTTTTAGCTTATATTACACAAAAATAA
- a CDS encoding TVP38/TMEM64 family protein translates to MTFWQDMMNFFSYDNLMYWLSEYRNLGPLLAFFLPFIEAFLPFLPFIVFVVVNVNAYGLLGGFLISVTAAIAGSLCVFLLARKFGQTRFLRFISGHKQIKRVMEWIDRHGFSPIFILLVMPFTPSSAVNIVAGLSKIKVYQFILALVGGKLIKVFAISYIGYDFVDLIHQPLKLAILALSVVILWFVGKRLERWMSGKNLK, encoded by the coding sequence ATGACATTTTGGCAGGATATGATGAATTTCTTTTCTTATGATAATTTAATGTATTGGCTAAGTGAATATCGGAATTTAGGTCCACTTTTAGCTTTTTTCTTACCTTTTATTGAAGCGTTTTTACCATTTTTACCATTTATAGTATTCGTTGTAGTTAACGTAAATGCCTACGGACTACTTGGCGGTTTTTTAATATCAGTGACAGCAGCAATTGCGGGTAGTTTATGTGTATTCTTACTAGCACGAAAATTTGGTCAGACACGATTTTTACGATTTATTTCGGGTCATAAACAAATTAAACGTGTAATGGAATGGATTGATAGACATGGTTTTAGCCCGATTTTCATTTTACTTGTAATGCCTTTTACGCCCTCTTCGGCTGTAAATATCGTTGCAGGTCTTTCTAAAATTAAAGTGTATCAATTTATCTTAGCGCTTGTAGGTGGAAAGTTGATTAAAGTTTTTGCGATTAGCTATATTGGCTATGATTTCGTCGATTTAATTCACCAACCGCTCAAACTGGCTATTTTAGCTCTTTCCGTCGTTATTTTATGGTTTGTTGGAAAACGGCTGGAGCGCTGGATGTCAGGAAAAAATCTCAAATAA
- a CDS encoding lmo0937 family membrane protein has translation MLGIIWGIIVVLLAVWLLGIIFHIAGGLINILLVIVLILVIWNLIQMARNKKK, from the coding sequence ATGTTAGGAATTATTTGGGGAATAATCGTTGTTTTATTAGCGGTTTGGTTACTTGGAATTATTTTCCATATTGCGGGTGGATTAATTAATATCTTGCTAGTAATCGTTTTAATTCTCGTTATTTGGAATCTAATTCAAATGGCTAGGAATAAAAAGAAATAA
- the nfsA gene encoding oxygen-insensitive NADPH nitroreductase → MNQAIDAILGHYSVRKFEDKDLTKEELSLLIKSAQAASTSSFVQAYSIIGITDKTLREQISEIAGNQPYTVKTGQLFIFVADLARHHAILEEHQVNTESLETSEKWLVSVIDAALAAQNMAIAAESLGLGICFIGGIRNNVAQIAEILNLPPYTMPLFGLTIGHPAADKEKAKPRLPQDLVYHENTYQKMDSTILAEYDEQIKMYYDERTAGKRVEGWSEQIARGLGKTSRLDLKAFLEKQHLNQK, encoded by the coding sequence GTGAATCAGGCGATAGATGCGATTCTAGGACATTACTCTGTGCGAAAATTTGAAGACAAGGACTTAACGAAAGAAGAGTTGAGCTTACTTATCAAGAGCGCACAAGCCGCTTCTACATCCAGCTTTGTTCAAGCATACTCCATCATTGGAATAACAGATAAAACACTTCGCGAACAAATTTCAGAAATTGCGGGAAACCAACCGTATACCGTAAAAACAGGACAATTATTTATTTTCGTGGCCGATTTAGCGCGCCATCATGCGATTTTAGAAGAACATCAAGTAAATACAGAATCACTAGAAACCTCTGAGAAATGGCTTGTTTCCGTAATAGATGCCGCGCTTGCCGCACAAAATATGGCTATCGCTGCAGAATCACTAGGACTAGGCATTTGCTTCATCGGCGGAATTCGTAATAATGTCGCACAAATCGCCGAAATTTTGAATTTGCCACCATACACCATGCCACTATTCGGCTTAACCATTGGCCATCCAGCGGCAGATAAAGAAAAAGCCAAGCCGAGATTGCCTCAAGACTTGGTATATCATGAAAACACCTATCAAAAAATGGACTCAACCATTTTAGCAGAATACGATGAACAAATTAAAATGTACTACGACGAAAGAACAGCTGGCAAACGCGTTGAAGGCTGGTCCGAACAAATCGCCCGCGGACTTGGAAAAACAAGCCGACTCGACTTAAAAGCATTTTTAGAAAAACAACATTTAAACCAAAAATAA
- a CDS encoding ArnT family glycosyltransferase, whose protein sequence is MKKRIQHLDFYFVGIIVIAIFFNFYGIWNDDTVNPYYTAAVTSMVQNFHNFFYGAFDPAGFITVDKPPVALWLQAISALIFGVHGWSVILPQALAGVGSVILLYVLVKPRFGAWAARITALIMALTPIAVAVTRTNNMDAILVFILLLATYFLFKAVNRAKFGWLLLAFGLIGVGFNVKMLQAFMVVPAFLLFYFIAVKLSWRKKLIQLVIALILMLGVSVSWAVVVDQTAASERPYIGSSQTNSVLELAFGYNGMERLLGQETGTGSSGSNMEMGGPPSNNSTDSSNATPPTPPSGNMQGGADGGGTPPQGNNGTPPTGGPGNTTNGGTGSKMTGSTGMFGTGNAGPLRLFQTALGDQISWFLPLAIIGMLAIFLAYRNENKRIYQLNSKQKEMVFWAAWLIPVAGFFSVAGFFHHYYLIMLAPPIAVLSGVGLVALFRLYRHKDNWQKFLLPTTLTLTGALQAFFVASYLPILAAVIGIAALGVSALLIAIRQKQPKLAAKITAIALAILLIAPTYWSLTPILYGGNSSLPEAGPQLKQSSGGGFADASVDSGLISYLQKNNTGETYLFGTTDATTAGPYIIKTKEAVMALGGFNGTDPTLTVKQLKQMIKSGEIKYFYLPSNSKASDSDVVKWIQENGTEIDQSEWSSSTSTDDDTTSSASQNTNGGAPGMNGSGEGTLYQLK, encoded by the coding sequence ATGAAGAAACGAATACAACATTTAGACTTTTATTTTGTTGGAATTATTGTTATTGCTATCTTTTTTAATTTTTATGGTATTTGGAATGATGATACGGTAAATCCTTATTATACAGCCGCAGTAACAAGTATGGTGCAAAACTTCCACAACTTTTTTTACGGTGCTTTTGATCCTGCTGGTTTTATTACGGTGGATAAGCCGCCAGTTGCGCTTTGGCTTCAAGCGATTAGTGCACTAATTTTCGGGGTGCATGGTTGGAGCGTTATTTTGCCGCAAGCCTTAGCCGGTGTCGGTTCGGTGATTTTGCTTTATGTACTCGTTAAACCTAGATTTGGTGCTTGGGCTGCAAGAATTACCGCGCTAATCATGGCACTTACGCCTATCGCGGTAGCAGTGACACGCACGAATAACATGGATGCGATTCTGGTATTTATTTTATTACTGGCAACCTATTTCCTTTTTAAAGCGGTTAATCGTGCTAAATTTGGTTGGCTTCTGCTTGCTTTTGGATTGATTGGTGTCGGCTTTAATGTAAAAATGCTTCAAGCTTTCATGGTTGTTCCAGCGTTCCTCTTATTTTACTTTATCGCGGTAAAATTAAGCTGGCGAAAAAAGCTTATTCAATTAGTAATCGCGCTCATTTTAATGCTTGGCGTGTCTGTTTCATGGGCAGTCGTGGTGGATCAAACTGCTGCGTCAGAGCGCCCTTACATTGGTAGTAGTCAAACAAATTCAGTGCTCGAACTTGCTTTTGGCTATAATGGCATGGAACGGCTGCTTGGGCAAGAAACAGGAACTGGTAGCAGTGGTAGCAATATGGAGATGGGTGGGCCACCAAGCAATAATTCCACTGATTCTAGCAATGCGACACCGCCAACGCCTCCAAGTGGAAATATGCAAGGCGGTGCAGATGGTGGTGGAACTCCTCCTCAAGGTAATAACGGCACGCCACCAACTGGAGGTCCTGGTAACACTACAAATGGCGGAACAGGTTCGAAAATGACTGGTAGCACAGGCATGTTTGGCACTGGGAATGCTGGACCGCTTCGTTTATTCCAAACCGCACTTGGTGATCAGATTAGTTGGTTTTTACCACTGGCTATCATCGGAATGTTAGCGATTTTCCTAGCTTATCGAAATGAAAACAAGCGAATTTATCAATTGAACTCTAAGCAAAAAGAAATGGTCTTCTGGGCAGCATGGCTCATTCCAGTCGCCGGATTCTTTAGTGTTGCTGGATTTTTCCATCATTATTATTTAATTATGTTAGCTCCTCCAATTGCGGTACTGAGTGGCGTTGGATTGGTCGCACTTTTCCGCCTATATCGTCATAAAGATAATTGGCAAAAATTTCTTTTACCAACTACACTTACACTAACTGGCGCACTTCAAGCTTTCTTTGTGGCTAGTTACTTGCCAATTTTAGCGGCTGTTATCGGGATTGCTGCACTTGGGGTTTCCGCCTTGTTAATTGCAATTAGACAAAAACAGCCAAAACTCGCGGCGAAAATAACAGCGATAGCTTTAGCAATTCTGCTTATCGCACCAACCTATTGGTCCTTGACGCCCATTTTATATGGTGGAAATAGTTCCTTGCCTGAAGCTGGGCCACAATTAAAACAATCCAGTGGCGGCGGTTTTGCTGATGCCTCAGTTGATAGTGGTTTGATTAGTTATTTACAGAAAAATAATACTGGCGAAACGTATTTATTTGGCACAACGGATGCCACAACAGCCGGTCCTTATATTATTAAAACCAAAGAAGCAGTTATGGCCCTCGGAGGATTCAATGGCACAGATCCAACGCTCACGGTCAAACAGCTAAAACAAATGATTAAATCCGGCGAAATAAAATATTTTTATCTTCCATCAAATAGTAAAGCTTCCGACTCAGATGTGGTAAAATGGATTCAAGAAAATGGTACCGAAATTGATCAATCAGAATGGAGCAGTTCCACTTCCACGGACGACGATACTACTTCAAGCGCTTCTCAAAATACAAATGGCGGCGCTCCCGGAATGAATGGCTCTGGAGAAGGAACACTTTACCAATTAAAATAA